A single genomic interval of Noviherbaspirillum saxi harbors:
- a CDS encoding b-glycosidase: MAKRPGIFPTFFMSGFECSTFLWKDQGRRNLNSETQHDVRALEDYQILRELGIAVAREGVPWPLVDRGGRFDFSTLDPYLDAMKRAQILPLWDLCHYGYPDDVDPFDDAFGARFAAYCRAAAEYLIPRTHAPHCFTPINEITFFSFCGAEWGWVAPYRKTKSDRHAFRLALCKAAIAGVKAIREVAPEARMVHIDPLVHVVAPRDRPDQIEVARHETCVDTFLAWDVLAGMKHPELGGSPEVLDIVGANNYSFGQMEYREQGPHKALDPDDDRIVPLCDLLGTVWERYCRPMIIGETSGMGKGRDAWLRDVMEESLAAVDRGMDLQGVCLFPAVDMPDWHTGEWLHNGICDLIDTNGSLKPVADRAYVDELRRWQKELNRVLTLDADPFSDPVELQDVIDAAHRLQHRPDRNWC, from the coding sequence ATGGCAAAACGTCCTGGCATTTTCCCCACCTTTTTCATGTCCGGTTTTGAATGTTCGACCTTCTTGTGGAAGGATCAGGGCAGGCGCAATCTGAACAGTGAAACGCAACACGATGTGCGTGCGCTCGAAGATTATCAAATCCTGCGCGAGCTGGGCATTGCCGTTGCTCGCGAAGGTGTTCCATGGCCACTGGTCGACCGCGGAGGGCGTTTTGATTTCTCGACTTTAGACCCTTACCTCGACGCCATGAAGCGGGCGCAAATCCTGCCGCTATGGGATCTGTGCCACTACGGCTATCCGGATGACGTCGATCCTTTCGATGATGCATTCGGCGCAAGGTTTGCCGCTTATTGCAGAGCCGCCGCCGAGTACCTGATCCCACGCACGCATGCGCCGCATTGCTTCACACCAATCAACGAAATCACGTTTTTTTCGTTTTGCGGTGCCGAATGGGGTTGGGTAGCGCCTTATCGCAAGACCAAGTCCGATCGTCATGCATTCCGGCTTGCGCTGTGCAAGGCGGCGATTGCCGGCGTCAAGGCGATACGCGAAGTGGCGCCGGAAGCCCGCATGGTGCACATCGATCCGCTGGTGCATGTGGTCGCGCCGCGCGACCGTCCCGACCAGATCGAGGTCGCGCGCCATGAAACCTGTGTCGATACCTTTCTCGCCTGGGATGTGCTGGCGGGCATGAAGCATCCCGAACTGGGCGGCTCGCCGGAAGTGCTGGATATTGTCGGCGCCAACAATTATTCGTTCGGCCAGATGGAGTACCGCGAGCAGGGACCGCACAAGGCGCTCGATCCGGATGACGATCGCATCGTGCCGCTGTGCGACCTGCTCGGTACCGTGTGGGAGCGCTACTGCCGCCCGATGATCATCGGCGAAACCAGCGGCATGGGCAAGGGCAGGGATGCCTGGCTCAGGGATGTGATGGAAGAATCGCTTGCAGCGGTTGACCGTGGCATGGACCTGCAAGGCGTCTGCCTGTTCCCGGCAGTCGACATGCCAGACTGGCATACCGGAGAATGGCTGCATAACGGAATCTGCGACCTGATCGATACGAACGGTAGTCTCAAGCCGGTCGCCGACCGTGCCTATGTCGACGAACTGCGGCGCTGGCAAAAGGAATTGAATCGGGTGCTTACCCTGGATGCCGATCCGTTCAGCGACCCGGTAGAACTGCAGGATGTCATTGATGCGGCACACCGGTTGCAGCATCGTCCAGATAGAAACTGGTGCTGA
- a CDS encoding DUF2269 family protein, with product MEYIILKWLHILSSTFLFGTGVGSAFYLLFATLTRDVRAIAVVSRIVVLADWLFTSTTIIIQPLTGYLLMRIAGFPMSARWIAWSVGLYVIAVACWIPVLWLQTRLKQLSREAADAGTPLPDAYWRYFRYWVLLGIPAFCAFLAIFYLMVAKPA from the coding sequence ATGGAATACATCATCCTCAAATGGCTGCATATCTTGTCGTCGACTTTCCTGTTCGGGACCGGCGTCGGCTCCGCGTTTTATCTGTTGTTCGCCACGCTGACGCGTGATGTGCGTGCAATTGCCGTCGTGTCACGGATCGTCGTGCTGGCCGACTGGCTGTTCACATCGACTACCATCATTATCCAGCCGCTGACCGGTTATCTGCTGATGCGCATCGCGGGCTTTCCGATGAGCGCCCGCTGGATCGCCTGGTCGGTCGGACTCTATGTGATTGCGGTAGCCTGCTGGATACCGGTACTATGGCTGCAGACGCGGCTCAAGCAATTGTCGCGCGAGGCGGCCGATGCCGGCACACCGCTTCCCGATGCGTACTGGCGGTATTTCCGGTATTGGGTGCTGCTCGGCATTCCGGCATTCTGTGCGTTTCTTGCGATTTTCTACCTGATGGTCGCCAAGCCGGCGTAA
- a CDS encoding SDR family oxidoreductase — MVVLLTGASGFIGRQLATALAAARHRVVCAVRHPERHTDPRFEYVAADFTRDFDQRDWMPRLAGIDIVINAVGIIRESGQQSFESIHVRAPIALFSAAAQSRVRLIVQISALGADEHAVSRYHLSKKQADDFLAGLDIPSVIVQPSLVYGPGGTSARMFTTLASLPLIALPGAGTQQVQPVHLDDLISAILALLREPVEQDMRHGVRFSLVGARPISLRGFLATLRAAMAMGPARFIATPMPLVRLGARLGAMLPHGLLDVETLGMLERGNTASAAQMTALLGRPPRAISEFVPAQEAASLCMHAKLNWLLPLLRVSIALVWIVTGIVSLGLYPVSESYALLARVGITGMLAPLMLYGAALMDLAFGVAILLLKKRRWLWLAQIAVIVFFTVVISLRLPEFWLHPYGPLLKNLPMLAAIWLLLELEER, encoded by the coding sequence TTGGTCGTACTGCTTACCGGGGCAAGCGGATTCATAGGGCGTCAGCTGGCGACGGCGCTGGCGGCCGCACGGCATCGCGTCGTTTGTGCGGTGCGTCATCCGGAAAGGCATACCGACCCGCGCTTTGAATATGTCGCTGCCGATTTCACCCGCGACTTCGATCAGCGCGACTGGATGCCGCGCCTGGCCGGTATAGACATCGTCATCAATGCGGTTGGTATCATTCGCGAGAGCGGTCAGCAAAGCTTCGAATCCATTCATGTACGTGCACCGATCGCGTTATTCTCGGCAGCGGCGCAAAGCCGGGTTCGACTCATCGTGCAGATTTCCGCGCTTGGCGCCGACGAACATGCGGTCAGCCGCTATCACCTGAGCAAGAAGCAGGCGGACGACTTTCTTGCCGGTCTCGATATTCCCTCGGTCATCGTGCAGCCTTCGCTGGTGTATGGCCCGGGCGGAACCAGCGCGCGCATGTTCACCACGCTGGCAAGCCTGCCGCTCATCGCATTGCCGGGCGCCGGCACACAGCAGGTTCAACCGGTACATCTGGATGATCTGATATCCGCGATTCTCGCGCTGCTGCGCGAGCCGGTCGAGCAAGACATGCGACATGGAGTTCGGTTTTCCCTGGTAGGGGCGCGTCCCATCTCGCTACGCGGGTTTCTCGCCACGCTGCGCGCGGCGATGGCGATGGGACCGGCGCGCTTTATCGCCACGCCGATGCCGTTGGTCAGGCTAGGCGCACGACTTGGCGCCATGCTGCCGCATGGTCTGCTCGACGTCGAGACCCTCGGCATGTTGGAGCGCGGCAATACCGCGAGCGCCGCGCAGATGACTGCGCTGCTTGGCCGCCCGCCGCGCGCGATATCCGAGTTCGTGCCGGCGCAAGAGGCCGCTTCGCTATGTATGCATGCCAAGCTGAACTGGCTGCTCCCTTTGCTGCGCGTCAGCATCGCGTTGGTGTGGATAGTCACCGGCATTGTCTCGCTGGGCCTGTATCCGGTTTCCGAAAGCTATGCGCTGCTCGCCCGCGTTGGCATTACCGGCATGCTGGCGCCCTTGATGCTGTATGGCGCGGCATTGATGGACCTGGCATTCGGCGTGGCGATCCTGCTGCTGAAAAAACGGCGCTGGCTGTGGCTGGCGCAAATTGCCGTCATTGTGTTTTTTACCGTTGTGATCAGCCTGCGCCTGCCGGAATTCTGGTTGCATCCATATGGCCCGCTGCTGAAGAACCTACCCATGCTTGCGGCAATCTGGCTATTGCTGGAACTTGAGGAACGCTGA
- a CDS encoding YsnF/AvaK domain-containing protein, producing MALSSKRDSNMLTGLFYDRESAERAYQGLSDRGYTKDDINVVMSDDTRKQHFADGDTATTELGSKAAEGAGIGGAVGGTLGAVLAAMTAAGTSIALPGLGLVIAGPLAAAAAGAGAGAATGGLLGALVGWGIPEERVKHYESGLQEGGILMGVTPRSDEDAAHLEKHWRNSNGQHIYGAGSTTIDSGSSDTVVGVYDNFSDAESTVQALITAGIDRSRVQLNPERDDAAIAATSTAATTRDSDGMSGGGVGGFFRSLFGGNDDYKEQHDVYAESVRRGSYVVTVEVDSEEQQDRVSDIMNRFNPVDVDERSSHWKQQGWSGYDPSAPRYGRDEIEKERTAYTQARTADTTGSSKIPVIEEELKVGKRQVQRGGVRVFQRVRETPVHESVQLREEHVKVERHAVDKPASEADLAAFKEGSIELRETSEEAVVSKTARVIEEVVVGKEVSQRTENINDTIRRTDVEVEQLGAGGTAGTGFSGDDADFRSHWQTAYGSSGGRYEDYDAAYRYGSTMAGSDQYKNYQWTDVEPQLRNDWESNHPGSTWDKVKDAVRYGAERVTGSRRH from the coding sequence ATGGCACTATCATCGAAAAGAGATTCGAATATGTTGACCGGTTTGTTCTACGATCGCGAAAGCGCTGAACGTGCGTATCAAGGATTGTCTGACCGCGGATATACCAAGGATGACATCAATGTCGTCATGTCCGATGACACCCGCAAACAGCACTTTGCGGATGGCGATACCGCAACGACGGAACTGGGAAGCAAAGCCGCTGAAGGCGCCGGCATTGGCGGTGCCGTCGGTGGTACGCTGGGCGCGGTTCTGGCAGCAATGACGGCGGCTGGCACCAGCATTGCGCTGCCCGGGCTTGGCCTGGTGATTGCAGGACCGCTGGCCGCTGCAGCAGCCGGCGCCGGCGCAGGCGCAGCCACCGGCGGCTTGCTGGGTGCGCTGGTCGGATGGGGCATTCCGGAAGAACGCGTGAAGCACTATGAAAGCGGCTTGCAGGAAGGCGGCATTCTGATGGGCGTAACACCCCGTTCCGATGAAGATGCGGCACATCTTGAAAAGCACTGGCGCAACAGCAACGGCCAGCATATCTATGGCGCGGGCAGCACCACGATCGACAGCGGCAGCAGCGATACAGTGGTCGGCGTCTATGACAATTTCTCGGATGCCGAAAGCACGGTGCAAGCACTGATCACGGCCGGCATCGACCGCTCGCGCGTTCAGCTCAATCCCGAACGTGACGATGCCGCAATTGCGGCGACCTCGACTGCCGCAACGACGCGCGATTCCGATGGCATGAGCGGCGGCGGAGTAGGCGGCTTTTTCCGCTCGCTGTTCGGAGGCAACGACGATTACAAAGAGCAGCACGATGTTTATGCCGAGTCGGTACGACGTGGCAGCTATGTGGTAACGGTCGAGGTGGATAGCGAGGAGCAGCAGGACCGGGTTTCGGACATCATGAATCGTTTCAACCCGGTCGACGTTGACGAGCGCAGCAGCCACTGGAAACAGCAAGGCTGGTCCGGATACGACCCCAGCGCACCGCGTTATGGCCGCGATGAGATCGAAAAGGAGCGCACCGCCTATACACAGGCGCGCACTGCCGATACCACCGGATCGTCAAAAATCCCGGTGATCGAGGAAGAGCTCAAGGTCGGCAAGCGCCAGGTGCAACGCGGCGGCGTACGTGTCTTCCAGCGTGTGCGGGAAACGCCGGTGCATGAGTCGGTACAGCTACGGGAAGAACACGTCAAGGTCGAGCGGCATGCGGTGGACAAGCCGGCGAGCGAGGCAGACCTTGCTGCGTTCAAGGAAGGCTCGATCGAGCTGCGCGAGACTTCCGAAGAAGCCGTCGTATCCAAGACTGCCCGTGTGATTGAAGAAGTTGTCGTCGGCAAGGAAGTATCGCAGCGCACCGAGAACATCAACGACACCATACGTCGGACTGACGTAGAGGTCGAACAGTTGGGAGCCGGCGGAACAGCCGGCACGGGGTTCAGCGGTGACGATGCCGATTTCCGCAGCCATTGGCAAACCGCCTATGGCAGTTCCGGAGGACGCTATGAAGACTACGATGCTGCCTATCGCTACGGATCCACGATGGCCGGCAGTGACCAGTACAAGAACTACCAGTGGACCGACGTGGAACCGCAACTGCGCAACGACTGGGAATCGAACCACCCCGGCAGCACTTGGGACAAGGTGAAGGATGCAGTGCGTTATGGCGCAGAACGCGTCACCGGAAGCCGCAGGCATTAA
- a CDS encoding thioredoxin family protein codes for MAMNDKYAEKDPDRSEIDALEGPTIVEFGAPWCGFCIAGQKPLATAFAAYPKVRHIKIEDGRGRRLGRSFKVKLWPTLIFLNNGTEVARLVRSTDAKAIGEALQQIAGGP; via the coding sequence ATGGCAATGAACGACAAGTACGCAGAAAAAGATCCAGATCGTTCCGAAATCGATGCCCTTGAAGGGCCGACGATTGTGGAATTTGGGGCGCCATGGTGCGGTTTCTGCATCGCCGGGCAAAAGCCGCTGGCAACTGCATTTGCCGCCTATCCCAAGGTAAGGCATATCAAGATCGAAGATGGACGCGGACGCCGGTTGGGCCGGTCATTCAAGGTCAAGCTCTGGCCTACGCTGATTTTTCTGAACAATGGAACGGAGGTTGCACGGCTGGTGCGATCAACCGACGCCAAGGCAATCGGAGAAGCGCTTCAACAAATTGCCGGCGGACCTTGA
- a CDS encoding DUF6726 family protein codes for MNLFSRLVLVLLIPVVVSGCGVLAAPCRIASAGIKMVPIIGHAAALPTDACAAVIDP; via the coding sequence ATGAACCTTTTCTCGCGCCTTGTCCTTGTTCTGCTGATCCCTGTTGTTGTATCCGGCTGCGGTGTGCTCGCCGCGCCATGCCGGATTGCTTCCGCCGGTATCAAAATGGTGCCGATTATCGGTCACGCAGCGGCATTGCCGACGGATGCCTGCGCTGCGGTCATCGATCCCTGA
- a CDS encoding transposase, translated as MTTKRPSRLDYCQYLLVSQINYTITNYADHTPNQMSHDAINRYLREDRLTSRLVWEHARAQLQPSVHGYVIFDDTVLDKNHSHKIELVRLQYSGNAHGLIKGIGLVNCVYVNPETGQYWVIDYRIYDPERDGKNKLDHVQDMLTQIVQHKQLPFHAVLMDTWYATKDLMLFIDSLRKIYYCPLKDNRQVDDSGGQEPYRRVDELAWTNHDWTHGKLIKIKGFPKDYKVKLFRVAVSTHRTDWVVTNDLAQDSDNAVQEVCGMRWKIEQFHRELKQTTGIEKNQCRKARIQRNHIACAMLVWLRLTDIARQTGQTIYRIKHGLLDSYLCQQLKNPSVKMRFA; from the coding sequence ATGACGACGAAACGCCCGAGCCGACTGGATTACTGCCAATATCTGCTGGTAAGCCAGATCAACTACACCATCACGAACTACGCGGACCATACACCCAACCAGATGAGCCACGATGCGATCAACCGCTATCTGCGCGAAGACCGGCTGACCTCGCGGCTGGTGTGGGAACATGCGCGTGCGCAGCTGCAGCCCTCTGTCCATGGGTATGTCATCTTCGACGACACGGTGCTGGACAAGAACCATTCGCACAAGATCGAGCTGGTGCGGCTGCAGTACAGCGGCAATGCGCACGGGCTGATCAAGGGCATCGGCCTGGTTAATTGCGTGTACGTCAATCCCGAGACGGGCCAGTACTGGGTGATCGATTACCGCATCTACGATCCTGAGCGCGATGGCAAGAACAAGCTCGACCATGTGCAGGACATGCTCACGCAGATCGTGCAGCACAAGCAGTTGCCGTTTCATGCGGTGCTGATGGATACCTGGTACGCGACCAAGGATTTGATGCTGTTTATCGATTCCCTGCGCAAGATTTACTACTGCCCGCTCAAGGACAACCGCCAGGTCGACGATTCCGGTGGCCAGGAACCCTATCGCCGGGTCGATGAACTGGCGTGGACCAATCACGACTGGACGCATGGCAAGCTCATCAAGATCAAGGGCTTCCCCAAGGACTACAAAGTGAAACTGTTCCGGGTCGCGGTGTCCACCCATCGCACGGATTGGGTCGTCACCAACGACCTGGCTCAGGATTCGGACAATGCCGTACAAGAGGTGTGCGGCATGCGCTGGAAAATCGAGCAGTTTCACCGCGAACTCAAGCAAACCACCGGCATCGAGAAGAACCAGTGCCGCAAGGCGCGCATCCAGCGCAACCACATCGCCTGCGCCATGCTCGTCTGGTTGCGCCTGACCGACATCGCCCGACAGACCGGGCAAACCATCTACCGTATCAAGCACGGATTGCTTGACAGCTATCTCTGTCAGCAGCTAAAAAATCCCTCCGTCAAGATGCGTTTTGCGTAA
- a CDS encoding LysR substrate-binding domain-containing protein, which produces MAGLPDHLDIHLIRILYLLLSEKNVSRVALKLNQPQPSISASLRKLRELTGDPLLVRGARGMVPTQHGESLLKPAKQILDETEKLFAQKTAFSPQHEARTFHIAAPDYLDSQFLPNIVAGVRRESPRSRVVIHGLGPEIDYLKLLSDGELDLVIANWEEPPQHLHMSKLFEDEIACIMRADCAYALRTGPDDMTVEDYLSLPHVAPSQMLAGYFGVIESFLARQNLHRNVVVESAYFGLIPYMLTRSDLVLTTGRQFMRFHERNLPLKIFTVPIKFPAMRFYQLWHERVHHAPEHKWLRELISGTAKSLLSK; this is translated from the coding sequence ATGGCGGGCTTGCCAGATCATTTGGACATTCATTTAATCCGCATTCTGTATCTGCTGCTTTCGGAAAAGAATGTCTCGCGCGTGGCATTGAAACTGAACCAGCCGCAGCCTTCCATCTCGGCCTCGCTGCGCAAGCTGCGCGAACTGACCGGCGACCCGCTGCTGGTGCGCGGCGCCCGCGGCATGGTCCCCACTCAGCATGGCGAAAGCCTGCTCAAGCCGGCCAAGCAGATTCTGGATGAAACCGAAAAACTGTTTGCACAAAAAACGGCTTTTTCCCCGCAGCATGAGGCACGCACCTTTCATATTGCGGCACCCGATTATCTCGACAGCCAGTTTCTGCCCAATATCGTTGCAGGCGTGCGCCGCGAATCGCCACGCAGCCGGGTCGTCATTCATGGTCTCGGACCGGAAATCGATTACCTCAAACTGCTCTCGGACGGCGAACTCGATCTGGTCATCGCCAACTGGGAAGAGCCGCCGCAGCACCTGCACATGTCCAAACTGTTCGAGGATGAGATCGCCTGCATCATGCGCGCCGACTGTGCCTATGCCTTGCGCACCGGTCCCGACGACATGACCGTCGAAGACTACCTGTCGCTGCCGCATGTCGCGCCGTCGCAGATGCTGGCCGGCTATTTCGGGGTGATCGAATCCTTTCTGGCACGACAGAATCTGCATCGCAATGTAGTGGTGGAGTCTGCCTATTTCGGACTGATCCCCTACATGCTGACGCGCAGCGACCTGGTGCTCACCACCGGCCGGCAATTCATGCGCTTTCATGAAAGGAATCTGCCCCTGAAGATATTCACGGTGCCGATCAAGTTTCCGGCAATGCGTTTTTATCAACTCTGGCATGAGCGGGTCCACCACGCGCCCGAACATAAATGGCTGCGCGAACTGATTTCCGGCACTGCGAAGTCACTGCTTTCCAAATAA
- a CDS encoding 8-oxoguanine deaminase, translated as MSKTLLIRNAQVLVTMDQTRREISDGAVFVRGNVIEQVGATEDLPQTADEVIDARGHVVLPGLVNTHHHMYQSLTRAIPSAQNGELFNWLQNLYPIWANLTPEMVSVSTQTAMTELLLSGCTTTSDHLYIYPNGCRLDHSIEAAQAIGMRFHAARGSMSVGESKGGLPPDRVVEEEDAILKDTQRLIESYHDPARHAMQRIVVAPCSPFSVSRDLMRESAAMARHFGVSMHTHLAESVTDIAYSREKFNMTPAQYAEDCGWVGHDVWHAHCVQLDDDGIQLFARSGTGVAHCPCSNMRLASGIAPIRKMCDAGVPVGLGVDGSASNDSGHMLGEVRQAMLLQRVGYGPDAMTARQALEIATLGGAKVLNRDDIGALAPGMSADIIMFDLHHIGFAGALHDPVAALVFCTPVNVACSIVNGRIVVRDGKCTTVESGRLIETHQRLARELLEKTRSNA; from the coding sequence ATGAGCAAGACACTTCTCATCAGGAATGCGCAGGTTCTCGTAACGATGGATCAGACACGGCGCGAGATCAGCGACGGCGCCGTCTTCGTACGCGGCAACGTCATCGAACAGGTCGGTGCTACGGAAGACCTGCCGCAAACAGCCGATGAAGTCATCGATGCACGGGGACACGTCGTGCTACCGGGTCTGGTGAACACCCATCACCACATGTACCAGAGCCTGACGCGCGCAATTCCATCCGCGCAGAATGGCGAATTATTCAACTGGCTGCAAAACCTTTATCCGATCTGGGCCAATCTGACGCCGGAGATGGTCAGCGTGTCCACCCAAACGGCGATGACGGAACTACTGCTGTCCGGTTGCACGACCACCAGCGATCATCTGTATATCTACCCGAACGGCTGCCGTCTCGATCACAGCATCGAGGCGGCGCAGGCGATCGGCATGCGCTTCCATGCGGCACGCGGCTCCATGAGCGTGGGCGAGAGCAAGGGTGGCTTGCCGCCCGACCGTGTCGTCGAAGAAGAAGACGCCATCCTCAAGGATACGCAGCGCCTGATCGAGAGCTATCACGACCCGGCCCGGCACGCGATGCAAAGAATCGTGGTTGCGCCTTGTTCGCCCTTCTCCGTATCGCGCGACCTGATGCGCGAGTCGGCGGCAATGGCCCGGCATTTCGGCGTGTCCATGCATACCCATCTGGCAGAAAGCGTGACCGACATCGCCTACAGCCGTGAAAAATTCAACATGACGCCGGCACAATACGCGGAAGATTGCGGCTGGGTCGGACATGATGTCTGGCATGCGCATTGTGTCCAGCTTGACGACGACGGCATACAATTGTTTGCGCGCAGCGGCACCGGCGTCGCGCATTGTCCCTGTTCCAACATGCGTCTGGCCTCGGGCATCGCCCCCATACGCAAGATGTGCGATGCCGGCGTACCGGTCGGTCTGGGCGTTGACGGTTCGGCATCCAACGATTCCGGCCACATGCTGGGAGAAGTCCGTCAGGCCATGCTGCTGCAGCGCGTCGGATACGGACCGGATGCAATGACAGCGCGGCAGGCACTGGAAATCGCCACACTGGGCGGCGCAAAGGTATTGAACCGCGACGACATCGGCGCGCTCGCGCCGGGCATGTCCGCCGACATCATCATGTTCGATCTACATCACATCGGCTTTGCAGGCGCGCTGCACGACCCCGTTGCGGCATTGGTGTTCTGCACACCTGTCAATGTGGCATGCAGTATTGTCAACGGGCGCATCGTGGTCCGCGACGGCAAGTGCACGACCGTGGAATCGGGCCGGCTGATCGAAACACATCAGCGGCTCGCGCGCGAACTGCTTGAAAAGACACGCAGCAACGCCTGA
- a CDS encoding methyl-accepting chemotaxis protein, with protein MKILNLKIGKRLAIGFGLIIALMIMTTVIGDSQIGRLHDSINLVVKDRYPNTVVGNVIQIEVNKTGLNMRDILLLTDEEKIIKLLASIDDSTRIIAENFGKLEKAIESNEGKRHLKAALDARASYAVVRDEFLKAFKDGQKDRAKEILHTSFVQPQVNYFIALDGMIAYQGTLMDDAGKAAESDANSAQLILNILAVVAAILSIIIWVRVSRSITKPLHEAVDVAERVANGDLTTVVNVNSKDETGQLMAALKAMNESLVRIVGQVRQGTDTIVTASSEIANGNADLSSRTESQASALEQTASSMEELTSTVRQNAEHAKQANQLVINASEQAIKGGQVVDSVVSTMGSIKDSSRKVVEIIAVIDSIAFQTNILALNAAVEAARAGEQGRGFAVVASEVRTLAQRSAAAAKEIKSLINDSVEKVDAGGALVDEAGRTMQEIVNSVKHVADIMSEITAASNEQSSGIEEVNGAIGHMDEMTQQNAALVEQAAAAAASMQEQAANLVQVVSVFNTGTAIAVAAPVALRAPAPMPVRAGNRARIAAPAPQRGGDEWEEF; from the coding sequence ATGAAGATTTTAAATTTGAAAATAGGGAAACGACTCGCTATCGGTTTCGGCTTGATCATTGCCCTGATGATCATGACGACAGTCATCGGCGATTCGCAAATCGGCCGGCTTCACGACAGTATCAATCTGGTGGTGAAAGATCGCTATCCCAATACCGTGGTCGGCAATGTCATTCAAATCGAAGTGAACAAGACCGGTCTGAACATGCGTGACATCCTGTTACTCACCGATGAAGAAAAAATCATAAAGCTGCTTGCGAGCATTGACGATTCGACACGCATCATCGCCGAAAACTTCGGCAAATTGGAAAAGGCGATCGAATCGAACGAAGGCAAGCGACATCTCAAGGCAGCGCTCGATGCACGCGCCAGCTATGCGGTGGTGCGCGACGAGTTTCTGAAGGCGTTCAAGGACGGGCAAAAAGATCGCGCAAAGGAAATCCTTCATACCAGTTTCGTGCAACCGCAAGTCAATTACTTCATCGCGCTTGACGGCATGATCGCCTATCAGGGAACATTGATGGATGATGCAGGCAAGGCGGCGGAGAGCGACGCCAACAGCGCACAACTGATCCTGAATATTCTGGCGGTGGTCGCCGCGATCCTGTCTATCATTATCTGGGTTCGCGTATCACGCAGCATTACCAAGCCTCTGCACGAAGCGGTCGATGTGGCCGAGCGCGTCGCCAACGGCGACTTGACTACGGTCGTCAACGTCAACTCTAAAGATGAAACCGGACAGTTGATGGCGGCGCTCAAGGCAATGAATGAAAGCCTGGTCAGGATAGTCGGCCAGGTTCGTCAAGGCACCGACACCATCGTGACCGCATCGAGCGAAATCGCGAACGGCAATGCCGACCTGTCATCGCGTACCGAATCGCAAGCAAGTGCACTGGAACAAACCGCATCGTCGATGGAGGAACTCACCAGCACCGTCAGGCAGAATGCCGAACATGCCAAGCAGGCGAATCAACTCGTGATCAATGCGTCGGAACAGGCGATCAAGGGCGGACAAGTCGTCGACAGTGTCGTCAGCACCATGGGCTCGATCAAGGATAGCTCGCGCAAGGTGGTCGAGATCATCGCCGTGATCGACAGCATTGCGTTCCAGACCAATATCCTCGCGCTGAACGCCGCGGTGGAAGCAGCGCGTGCCGGCGAGCAGGGACGTGGCTTTGCCGTCGTCGCATCGGAAGTGCGCACTCTGGCGCAACGATCGGCGGCAGCCGCCAAGGAAATCAAATCGCTGATCAATGACTCGGTCGAGAAAGTCGACGCCGGCGGCGCATTGGTCGACGAGGCAGGCCGTACGATGCAGGAGATCGTCAACTCGGTCAAACACGTCGCCGACATCATGAGCGAAATCACTGCGGCCAGCAATGAGCAAAGCAGCGGTATCGAGGAAGTCAACGGCGCCATCGGCCACATGGATGAAATGACGCAGCAAAATGCGGCACTGGTAGAACAGGCAGCGGCCGCCGCGGCCAGCATGCAGGAACAGGCCGCCAATCTGGTTCAAGTTGTGAGTGTATTCAATACCGGGACGGCCATTGCGGTTGCAGCGCCGGTAGCGCTACGCGCACCTGCTCCGATGCCGGTACGTGCGGGCAATCGCGCGCGTATTGCTGCGCCGGCGCCACAGCGTGGCGGAGATGAGTGGGAAGAGTTTTAA
- a CDS encoding tyrosine-type recombinase/integrase produces MTSIRHRDALREGLALQVKDIDFERRVIIVRQGKGGKDRVVMLQDVLKPALREPLGYARALWQADRQANLPGVYLPHALEATYPRADGGCLRREDDVVKSNPGMTTGSRVGPPVVNVLASSRQACFQPATLST; encoded by the coding sequence CTGACTTCTATACGGCACCGGGATGCGCTGCGTGAAGGTCTGGCATTGCAGGTCAAGGATATTGATTTCGAGCGGCGCGTCATCATCGTGAGGCAAGGCAAGGGTGGCAAGGATCGGGTCGTGATGCTGCAGGACGTACTCAAGCCGGCTCTACGGGAACCATTGGGTTATGCCCGGGCGCTGTGGCAGGCGGATCGGCAGGCCAACTTGCCAGGGGTGTATCTACCGCATGCACTGGAAGCGACGTACCCTCGGGCTGATGGTGGCTGCTTACGGCGCGAGGATGACGTGGTGAAATCCAACCCCGGAATGACTACAGGCAGCCGCGTGGGGCCGCCTGTAGTCAATGTTTTGGCTTCAAGTCGCCAGGCGTGCTTTCAACCAGCTACGCTATCCACTTAA